AAGTAGCCATAATCGCAGGAATGATCGCAAGCGAAATCGGTGCAAATGTCGAAATTGCAAAACGCGGTGCCTTACTGCATGATGTCGGAAAGGGAGCAGAAACCGATTCCGATAAAAACCATGCCGAAATAGGAATGGAGCTTGCAAAGAGGATCAATGAAGATCCGAGGGTTATCAATGCCGTAGGTGCTCACCACAATGATATAGAGCCTACCTGTGTTGAATCGGTAATCGTACAGATTGCAGATGCAATTTCGGCTGCAAGACCTGGAGCAAGACGCGAAACTATGGATAATTATGTTAAGCGGCTTGAAAACCTTGAACAGCTGGCTGAAGGCTTTAGCGGAGTTGAAAAAGCTTACGCAATCCAGGCTGGAAGGGAATTGCGGGTTGTTATCAACAACGAGAAGATTTCCGATGCCGATACCAAGATTTTGGCCCGGGACATTGCAAAAAAAATCGAAAACGATTTGCAGTACCCCGGAAGAATCCGCGTAACCCTTATACGCGAAACACGTATCGTAGAATACGCCCGCTAAAAAAAATCAATCAAAAAAAGCCCTCGAAATCGAGGGCTTTTTTATTTATAAGCTCTTTAAAAACTCGGAAGGTGTATAAACCGGTATTTTTGAAGAGAAAAAATCTTTTTTATTCCGTGTAATTATACAGTCAACAAATTCTTCTAAGGCACATTGATATTGCAATCCGTCTTCAAAATCAGTAAATTCCGTATTTTTCAAGGCCTCCAAAACGGAATTCTTATCGGCTCTTCCAATTTCAATAATTTCAAATAAATTATAAAAAATATCTCTCAAGGTTTCCGGTGAAACATATTTTTTTAATAAATAAAACAGAGTAGAAACTGTATGAACTGCCACTATGCCTATTATTTCTCCATCTCTACATTTACTTATTATTTTTTCAGCCTCATTAAAAAACACGGGCCGTTTTGATAGAAAATCGACTATTATGTTCGTATCAAGTAATACTTTCATATTTTTTTAAAGCTGCTTCCTTATATTCCTTTTTATAATCAATATCGGAAGGTATGCATCCTGTATAGTTTAATAAATTTTCATATGCAACAATTTTTTCTTTGCGGCCATTTTTTTCAGAGCAGCCTTTATTATTTCTTTTTGATTTTAAGAACAAGTATTCAATATAATTTTGAACCTCACTCTGAAATTCTTTTGGAAGTAAATTATATCGTTTCAATAACAAATCACTCATAAATGCCTCCACTAATAATATACTTTATGCCCTCATATCTGTCAATATCTCAATTTATCAGCCATACCGGGCACTTTGTTTTTTAAACATTTCGGCATAGCGGCCGTTTTTGTTTATAAGCTCGGTGTGAGTGCCGGTTTCCGCGATTGAGCCGTCTTCAACTACGATTATTCTATCGACACTGCGGCAAAGAGCTAACCTGTGTGTAACGACTATCGCCGTTTTTCCTTTCATAAGTTCAATCATAGCGTCAAGGACATCATGCTCGGAATCGGGATCAAGAGCCGAGGTAGGTTCGTCCAAAAGAATTATTTCCCTATCCGCCCAAGCACAACGCATTAGGGCAAGTCTCTGCCATTGGCCTCCCGATAAATCAAGCCCTCCTTCAAACTGCCTTGTAAGCAGGGTCTTAGGTTCTAACATTGAATTTGCTATCGGAAAACACTTATAAAGCTCTTCAAATTTAAAGGCATCTATCTTAAAATCTTTTTTTTCAGCTTTAAAAGAATCCGGCTCATCATTAAACTGCTCGGCAATCTCGGAAATTGCTGCATTTTCTTCAAATGTCATAGGAAAACGGGCAAAGTCTTGGTAAACGGCCGCAAAAGACCTTCTTAAATCATTAACCGCAATCTCTTTTGAATTTTTCCCATTAAAAAAATAGGCTCCTTCAAAATCGGGATACATTCCGCTTATGATTTTAATCAAAGTAGATTTACCGGAACCGTTTGCCCCGACAAAGGCTATTTTTTCTCCTTTTTTAATTTCAAGGTTTATATCTTTAAGAGCCTTTTCTTCACATTTAGGATAAGAAAATGAAAGAGATTTTAAAACTATAACATTTTGTGCTGTCTGAGGAGGATTTATTTTCTCATCATAGGGCTGGCTCTTTTCGATGATTGTTTCATCGTAGTTTATAACATCAAAATAAGGCTTTAACCTGTTAAAATCGCTTTTAAGATCGACACCGAATAAAAGTACGGTAAAGGC
The DNA window shown above is from Treponema denticola and carries:
- a CDS encoding type II toxin-antitoxin system VapC family toxin, whose translation is MKVLLDTNIIVDFLSKRPVFFNEAEKIISKCRDGEIIGIVAVHTVSTLFYLLKKYVSPETLRDIFYNLFEIIEIGRADKNSVLEALKNTEFTDFEDGLQYQCALEEFVDCIITRNKKDFFSSKIPVYTPSEFLKSL
- a CDS encoding ABC transporter ATP-binding protein codes for the protein MTPKTLNFKNNFFSILPFKQLSVLFFLALVSALAPFVSFWALSKTIDALSNLSQVQNVILYIIFIGAFLVTNDSFEAIRWTYSTYMEGKIFLEMKERLLEKVSKYAYIDIFENPDFLNKLRLADQLIPKFNSFFNSLAMLFSGVLGSLPFLWIGITTAWWVPLALIAGFLPSLIIKWNLEERLWALEIQNGESYKEASVHEHILLDSAFAKEIRLWNAASFILKRWKKNRYNLLRETSQLRNKSMGMTLLAHIFEGLVDCTVIAYLYMLVSRNALTTGAFVFAVTAVIQLRQNAFTVLLFGVDLKSDFNRLKPYFDVINYDETIIEKSQPYDEKINPPQTAQNVIVLKSLSFSYPKCEEKALKDINLEIKKGEKIAFVGANGSGKSTLIKIISGMYPDFEGAYFFNGKNSKEIAVNDLRRSFAAVYQDFARFPMTFEENAAISEIAEQFNDEPDSFKAEKKDFKIDAFKFEELYKCFPIANSMLEPKTLLTRQFEGGLDLSGGQWQRLALMRCAWADREIILLDEPTSALDPDSEHDVLDAMIELMKGKTAIVVTHRLALCRSVDRIIVVEDGSIAETGTHTELINKNGRYAEMFKKQSARYG